Within Sporosarcina sp. PTS2304, the genomic segment TGTTGTGCGGAAAACTCGGATTTCGTTACAGAGAACGTCATTTCGTCCATTTGTGCTACATCCATCAAGTTTTTCACTAATGTTTTTAAACGCTCGGCTTCTTCTTCGATAATCGCTACATAGTGGAAGCGTTCCGACTCATCAAGCCCGCCACGTTGAGCCACTTTAGCGTAGCCGATCAAATAGGTTAAAGGCGTGCCCATTTCATGAGAAACTGATGATAAAAACTCTTTGCGTTCACGCTTCACCCGACGTAAATCATTTGATAATGTACGAATGGAAGTAGCCAGTTCCCCAAGCTCGTCGTTCGCTAGCTTAGGCAAATCTACATTATAGAATCCTTTGCTCATTTGTTCAGTCGCTTCTTTCATTCGGATTAGTGGTCGCGTTAACCACTTCGACAGCAGGAAGTACACGATGAATAGCACGATGATACTTCCTCCGCCAGCCAGTATAAAATGAAGATTGAGTTGATGTACTAACTGGCGAATAGGAATGGTACTTTGGAACATGAGGAGCGTCCCTGAATTTTCTCCTGCCACATAAGGATGTACACTGACAAGATAAGGTGACTGATTCCAATCCACAGGTACAATCATGTCTTCCGTCGGTTTTTCTTCTTGTATTTGACGGATATACGTTGTGAGTACGTCTTCGTTTACTGCCGACTGTTGGATAATATTTCCCGTCTCATCGACAATGGCGACGTCTCGTTCACTACCGTTTTCCATGAGAACGATATGATGCAAAGTCGTTTCATTATAATTATCTTCCAATACATTTCGGTGATTACTGCCGGTTTCTAGTAGCCGGTCCCACTCTTCATCTACTCGGGCGTGTGTAATCGTCTGATGTAAATACACCATTAGTACCGTGTCTAAAATAAGAAATGAAATAATGAATGATGCCGCTAATTTTGTGGAGATTTTTTTCATGACACGCACCCCTTTTCCTTCTATTGAGAAGTATAAGCTAAACGTATCAAAAAAGTATGCAGAATGTGTAAAGAGTGGATGGATTCCTATTTTGCTAATTAAGGAGTTTATAAGGAGTTTTGCCGTAGTACTTCTCATCGGATTCTCTATTGTTATACTAATACTACTAACAAAAAGGAGTGAAAGCATATGAAAAAACAATTGTTGACAGTGAGTGCAGCATTTGCGCTAGTGCTGGCGGGATGTGGTGCTTCGACAACAGAAGAAGATCCGGTTCCGAACGAAGAAGTGTCTCCAGGCGATATGGAAGGGATGGACCATTCAAGCGATGGCAGCATTCCTGAAGGGTTAGTAGAAGCGGACAATCCGACCTATCCTGTAGGTTCTGAAGCGATCATTGAAACAGACCATATGGAAGGGATGAAAGGTGCGGTCGCTACGATTACGGGTGCATTTGATACAACGGTTTACTCGATCAACTACACACCGACAGACGGTGGAGAGAAAGTGATGGATCATAAGTGGGTCGTTCATGAAGAAGTGGAAGATCCGGCTCCAGCTCCTCTTGAAAAAGGGACAGAAGTGACAGTTCTTGCGGATCATATGGAAGGAATGGAAGGTGCGAAGGCGGAAATCGAATCTGTAGAACAGACAACTGTCTATATGATCGATTATGAGTCCACGACAGATGGAAGTGAAGTAAAAAATCATAAGTGGGTCGTTGAAGAAGAATTATCTCCGCAGTAATCATTTACTATGAATAGGTCGTGAAAACAATGAACATTCGATGGATTGTGCTAGGGCTGCTCATGGCTCTTTTGTCAGCAGGTTGCAGTAACGAACAGACAAACGATGACACCCCATCACCTGAAGTAGAAATTAAACAGCTAGTGAACGATTATACTGTCAGAAATGCAGTCGCTGCGTCTGCGTCGATTACGTCGTCCGAATTAATCGTGACAGATGAAAATAAACAAGTAACGACATACGATCTTCCTGAAGACGAATTTTTCGTATCCATTGCGCCATTTGTTACGAGCACGCATCCTTGCGATATTCATAGTCTGACGGGTTGCCAAGGAGAGCTTGTGGAAGAGGAGTTTACGGTGCATATAAAGGACTCGCAAGGTCATGTAGTTGTTGACGAAATAAAAAAGACCGAAGCGAATGGATTTATCGATCTATGGCTTCCGCGTGATGAGACGTTCACAGTGACGATTTCACAAGATGATAAGAAAAGCGTTTCTGACATTACGACATTCGACGGGGATAATACGTGCATCACAACGAT encodes:
- a CDS encoding cell wall metabolism sensor histidine kinase WalK, coding for MKKISTKLAASFIISFLILDTVLMVYLHQTITHARVDEEWDRLLETGSNHRNVLEDNYNETTLHHIVLMENGSERDVAIVDETGNIIQQSAVNEDVLTTYIRQIQEEKPTEDMIVPVDWNQSPYLVSVHPYVAGENSGTLLMFQSTIPIRQLVHQLNLHFILAGGGSIIVLFIVYFLLSKWLTRPLIRMKEATEQMSKGFYNVDLPKLANDELGELATSIRTLSNDLRRVKRERKEFLSSVSHEMGTPLTYLIGYAKVAQRGGLDESERFHYVAIIEEEAERLKTLVKNLMDVAQMDEMTFSVTKSEFSAQQFIQDIVQLVQPSFDMKDITLHIEAAHDFSLIADRMRLEQIILNLLDNALHYSKSGSIVIVRAFQEKAYAVLQVEDNGCGISAENQQEIFEKLYRVEKSRSRSFGGAGLGLAIVKELTEAHGGTIEVQSELGKGSIFTVRL
- a CDS encoding YdhK family protein; amino-acid sequence: MKKQLLTVSAAFALVLAGCGASTTEEDPVPNEEVSPGDMEGMDHSSDGSIPEGLVEADNPTYPVGSEAIIETDHMEGMKGAVATITGAFDTTVYSINYTPTDGGEKVMDHKWVVHEEVEDPAPAPLEKGTEVTVLADHMEGMEGAKAEIESVEQTTVYMIDYESTTDGSEVKNHKWVVEEELSPQ
- a CDS encoding CueP family metal-binding protein, with protein sequence MNIRWIVLGLLMALLSAGCSNEQTNDDTPSPEVEIKQLVNDYTVRNAVAASASITSSELIVTDENKQVTTYDLPEDEFFVSIAPFVTSTHPCDIHSLTGCQGELVEEEFTVHIKDSQGHVVVDEIKKTEANGFIDLWLPRDETFTVTISQDDKKSVSDITTFDGDNTCITTMQLQ